The following coding sequences lie in one Hippopotamus amphibius kiboko isolate mHipAmp2 chromosome 17, mHipAmp2.hap2, whole genome shotgun sequence genomic window:
- the SLC16A3 gene encoding monocarboxylate transporter 4: MGGAVVDEGPTGIKAPDGGWGWAVLWGCFVITGFSYAFPKAVSVFFKELMREFGIGYSDTAWISSILLAMLYGTGPLCSVCVNRFGCRPVMLAGGLLASLGMVSASFCGSIIQLYLTTGVITGLGLALNFQPSLIMLNRYFNKRRPMANGLAAAGSPVFLCALSPLGQLLQDHYGWRGGFLILGGLLLNCCVCAALMRPLEAPQPSSASGPGPQRPSRRLLDLSVFRDRGFVIYALAASIMVLGLFVPPVFVVSYAKDMGVPDTQAAFLLTILGFIDIFARPTAGFITGLKKVRPYSVYLFSFAMFFNGFTDLTGSTASDYGGLVVFCIFFGISYGMVGALQFEVLMAIVGTQKFSSAIGLVLLLEAIAVLIGPPSGGKLLDATHVYQYVFILAGAEVLTSSLVLVLGNFFCLGKRPEVVTEEESHKPPEDVRVDSREVEHFLKTEPEKNGEVVHTPETSV, encoded by the exons ATGGGAGGGGCAGTGGTCGATGAGGGCCCGACGGGCATCAAGGCCCCGGacgggggctggggctgggctgtcCTTTGGGGCTGTTTCGTCATCACAGGCTTCTCCTACGCCTTCCCCAAAGCGGTCAGTGTCTTCTTCAAGGAGCTCATGAGAGAGTTTGGGATAGGCTACAGCGACACGGCCTGGATCTCCTCCATCCTGCTGGCTATGCTGTACGGGACAG gcccgctctgcagtgtgtgtgtgaatcGCTTTGGCTGCCGGCCCGTCATGCTCGCAGGTGGCCTCTTGGCGTCCCTGGGCATGGTGTCTGCGTCCTTCTGTGGAAGCATCATCCAGCTCTACCTCACCACGGGGGTCATTACCG GCTTGGGTTTGGCGCTCAATTTCCAGCCCTCGCTCATCATGCTCAACCGCTACTTCAACAAGAGGAGACCCATGGCCAACGGGCTGGCGGCAGCGGGCAGCCCGGTGTTCCTGTGTGCCCTGTCCCCACTGGGGCAGCTGCTGCAGGACCACTACGGCTGGCGGGGTGGCTTCCTCATCCTGGGCGGCCTGCTGCTCAACTGCTGCGTGTGCGCTGCGCTCATGCGGCCCCTGGAGGCACCTCAGCCTAGCTCGGCTTCGGGGCCTGGGCCCCAGCGGCCGTCCCGGCGGCTGCTGGACCTGAGCGTCTTCAGGGACCGCGGCTTCGTCATCTATGCCCTGGCCGCCTCCATCATGGTGCTGGGGCTCTTTGTGCCACCCGTGTTCGTGGTGAGCTACGCCAAGGACATGGGAGTGCCTGACACCCAGGCAGCCTTCCTGCTCACCATCCTGGGTTTCATCGACATCTTTGCAAGGCCCACCGCTGGCTTCATCACCGGGCTCAAGAAGGTCCGGCCCTACTCTGTCTACCTCTTCAGCTTCGCCATGTTCTTCAATGGCTTCACCGACCTCACAGGATCCACGGCCAGCGACTATGGCGGCTTGGTGGTCTTCTGCATCTTCTTCGGCATCTCCTACGGCATGGTGGGGGCCTTGCAGTTCGAGGTGCTCATGGCCATTGTGGGCACCCAGAAGTTCTCCAGCGCCATTGGCCTCGTGCTGTTGCTGGAAGCCATAGCCGTGCTCATTGGGCCACCGTCGGGAG GCAAGCTCCTGGATGCGACGCACGTCTACCAGTACGTGTTTATCCTGGCGGGGGCCGAGGTGCTGACCTCCTCCCTCGTGCTGGTGCTGGGCAACTTCTTCTGCCTTGGGAAGAGGCCTGAGGTGGTCACGGAGGAGGAGAGCCACAAGCCCCCTGAGGACGTGAGGGTGGACTCTCGGGAGGTGGAGCACTTCCTGAAGACAGAGCCTGAGAAGAACGGGGAGGTTGTTCACACCCCGGAGACGAGTGTCTGA